Within Primulina tabacum isolate GXHZ01 chromosome 5, ASM2559414v2, whole genome shotgun sequence, the genomic segment AAATGACAAATCCCACATTCAGTGTCAGGCAATAAAGAATCGGATAGAATTTTAGCATTTGACATAGTATCACAGGACTACTTGTGACAATTACTGATCCGAAATTCTTCTAAAATTCAAAGGCAGAGTTAGGATGGTCAAACAAATTTTATCAATTATAGCAAATATGAACctaaataaaagaaaagaaatttatTCATTCACACACAATAATACAACATAACAACTGAAACTATGGAAACAATATAGGATATAAATGAAAAGTGACGAAAAGACGAGAGGGTACCCTATATCCACAGTAGTTTCTGTAATTTCCAAAGATTGCAACTTCTTTTTTATTCCTTCTCTTAGAGGATTCCTGTGGAGTAGAACACGTTACAGCCTCCTTGACCTCCATGTTTTGCTCATTTTCGTTGTTTCTCTTGCGACTTTTCAAGTATCTGGCATTGCCATTGTTTTCATTTTCTCCAACCATGTTTCACGAATTGTGTGCCCCTTCAATATAAAGATCACATTTTGATAAGCAATTTATCAAATTTCTAAGTTTCACGAATGAAAATCTTATTAAATCGCCTTTTGCACATGCTGCCAAATTTCTTAGTCCGCTTGGATTCTCCGCAAAAAGGGTATATAGGTTCACCTAGCTCTCTCCAGCCAACAAAAAACTGCAACCGTGGCGGAAGAAGCGTGGAGGTGTGTATAACAAgtaaaaacataaaagttttgTAAGGAACTGAGTTTGGAAGAGAGTTCCAAGCAGAAAGTACGGGTACGCCGGAAATTCAGAAAAGCTTACCAATGGCCGCGGAGTAGCTGTAATGTAACGGCAAAGATGCGATGGCGAAGGCGGGCTTGCCGGAGGGATCAACAACGGCTGGAACAAACTGAGAAGAGGGTTTTACAATGGGCAATTGAAGAGTTCAagtaattatgaaaataaaatattcttatttttaTCTCATTTTATTACCTTAAATAAATTGTGAAGGGtaccaattaattaatcaattcaCTTGTTAACTATTATTTAGTACGGtaaaaactcgtgtgagacgATTTTATGAATCATATTTTGtgtcacaagagacttactcattTAGTACATACTAAATTAATTATATCGTTGTAttcaatattatataaattattacaattaaaaaattaacaatatgttacatttactaaataaaaacattcatttcaATTAAAATTATTGTGATATCACaactaaattaatttaaacttaaacatttagtcaaatttatttataaattgtgtgcttaataatttaattgtaaTGAATgcttttaattatattatttataaaatttattataacatTGTCTAAAATTATAATGTAtcacaataaatatttgattaaatatattatataatgaAGCAGAGCAAtgcaaataattatataatatggTGAAGCAGACATGAAATTGGAAGAGTTCAAAGCGAAACCATTGATAATTTCAAAGGGCTACTAAATGTGTGTTGTTGATAGTTAAGGGAACAAAGGAAATTTAACTCTTTTACCAATGGtggaaaaatattaaaaaatgatATAGAAAATGATGTAATAAAGATTCTTAATTACACAATATTTCTGAACTTGGTCAAgaaatttcaaactcttgtgccTAAATTGCATTTATTTCGGTTATTCCCTGTTTTTAACTGAAACCTAATTTAGGAAGAAAAAAGTTGCATTAACCAAAAGACATTGtatcgtgtgtgtgtgtgtgtataggtgtaaatatattatatatatatatatatatatataagtgtaaatatattaattacttAAAACAGAAGGAAAAATATAAGAGGACTATGTCATGGATAGTGGTTTTAAaagataaatatttcaaaacttTATTGTCCAACAAACTTCTGCTAATCACAATCCAAACTAGCCTCGtaaattttcggtttttgcttgctttTACATGGCATTTGCTGGGTAAAGTGGTATAGTTTAATGTTAATCGGTGTTTAGTGATGTGGTTTGATAGTGAAATATGTGATTACTATAATTATTTATGACAATTGTGTTTAAACATTTAATTCAGTCACTTGGTATAGCAGTTGGCTCTCAGGTCTCAGATCAAGCCATACAATTAAGTGCAAATTgcgtaaaatttatttttgccaAAAAGAAGCATGAATCTACATTTGACATAAATAACTAAACCAAACACAGTTCCTAATCGTCCACTGCTATCTGATAGACACAATGCCATTTGATTGACAAAACGGAGATGAATGCAATAACTGATTGAGAAATCACGGGGTATCATTTGACAAGAGCAGTAGGGGCATGCAGTGCTTTGGATATGAATGGAGGCTGCTCTCCACGGACAGGCATAGCGATTTCTTAAAGTAACTAACTCACTCCAATTCCTTGAGAAAATCCATGTTATCAACAAAAACCTGCAAGGTTCGTGATAACATGTACTGTTCAAATGACAGTTGTGATATAATAACACAAGGCTTCTATTGTAACAAGTCCACCACAAAGCCTTGACGTGGATGAATTAATAGACTGTGCTTCAAGCGGTCTAAAAATAATAAGCCAGTTATTGGGTTAAACCAAAATCCTCTCGACAATCTTTAAATTCctaaatgattaaaattagaAGCATGAGATGGAAGACAGAAATATGAAGAGCAGTCATCGTTGTAATAATCTGGGTTCTTTTTCACATAGCTGACCTAGAAAAATCAGTAACTCGAAAACCAGTTTAAAGCAAGTTGTCTTTTTTTTCCCTAATAAAAGTTAGGGGGTGTACCGTTTTCCAACCATCAGGATCCAGACATGCAGTAATCTTGGTGCCAATACCAGGTAGAGGTCCAGGTTCCCTGGTAATCTTTCCACCAGCAAGTTCAATTGCTTCAGCAGTTTTATATACATCATCTGTCCCTATGGCTATCTGCAGGAAATAATCAGTCAGCcaaaaaatatgaatcaaaCTACTACAGAGCAAAGACTGCAGTGACATCCAAAAAAATAATCACACAGTGTCGAGCAGCAAATAACTCGCATATTAACAACATGCCAGATCACAAAACTAAGAAGTTGCAACAGATATTTTTAAAGAAATGtcaaaaatgaatttatttctctCTCGCGTTAACATATTCTAGACATTTAAGCGTGACAAGTTCTTTCCATTTCAAGACTGGAACCATAGACGTACATAAAATAAGAGgtgattaaatgattaaattttgaTGTCCTATCCCTGTTTGAATTCTCATCTATCTACTATTGGTCCAATATTGTGGGCAGTAAATTAGTTCTGGATTGAAAAACACATGGACacacattaaaataaaattgtgccATCAGCCTTCATGTCAATAGTCGTGTCTAGGAATATTAAAGATTCGTCATATCTAGCATCCGTATCATGTTATAGCAGTATAAATGTGTTGGTTCTACGTGACAAAGCTATAGACATGCAAAGAGTGGGGTCACTTAGAATATAACTCTTAACAACAGAATAACCAAACCTGGGCATACGCATTGCCTTTGTCATATTCAGTCACGCCATAGTTGTAGGTCAACTCTAATACCGCATTTTTATCTTCAGGGCCATACCCCATCATAGCTATCGTGTACTTTATAGGAGAAAGAAAGCAATCAGTTATGAACGAAAAGGAGGGGGGTTAGAGAATAGATCACATCCAACTTTCGCCTTGCATTTGATAACTTAAGAAAAGTAAGAAAATTTGCATCAAATTTATTTAAGAGAGGGGAGGGGGGGTGGAGAGAAAGAATTGCCTTGAATTCAGGATTGTCTCGCTTGCGAAGAAGCTCCATTCCAAAAGCCTGAAATATgagaaaaaattcaaaacttacaCAAACATGCAAAGGTAAGAACCCTAGATGATGATGATGCCTTTTAAAAAACAGAACGGTTACTGATGAATAGGTCACCTTACATAATTGGGAAGTAAAACCTCATAGCTTTGAACGTGTAAACCAAATACAATAGTCAAAAGCAAAGTAATCTCACCTTCTCGTGGAATTCAATAGACCGATCAAGATCTCCAACTCGAAGCATCACTTGACACAATGGCTCAGGAGAAGGACCTCTCTCTAAGAGTTCAAACTTATAACCATCAGGATCCTCTATAAATGCAATAACAGTTTTCCCACCTTTGACAGGACCCGGTTCTCGTGTAACTTTTCCACCTTTAGCTTTTATTAGCTCTACGGTCTTTGTTACCTATGCATTCCAACAATGCCAAAGGAAATCTGTAATTATTAAGGAAGGAAGGTCTTTGTGGTATGTGTGTTGATGTATTTTGATGTTATGCATCAGGAGAGAGATTATCTTATTctagttatttttttttttacaaagcCAATCACCATATCAcacttaaaaagaaaaattctgCAAAACAACTATGTTGATAGTAAAACAAAAAGAAACATCATTCCACTGCACttaagaatcaccaaaatgtaattattagcAATTATAAATTGAAATTATGTTGAATCTTTTGCTTCACTATTCATTCGCCCTCCTGACTGATGTGATCCTCTACATTATCCACTTTTGATATTCATCATTTGGATAAATAATTGCACTTGAAGATATGTACGAGTTCAGCAAGGTCAAAAGTGAACGTTGAAAATCACAGTTGACAAATCATCAGGCTATCTACAGCATAGCTATAAACATGAACAAAATCTCACATCTTCGACAGCAATCCCAAAATGGCCAAAACCAGTACCAATGTCATACTTGTCAACCCCATAATCTGTCAGCatcataaaaaaacaaattttagaggtACGTCAACTTGTCCAATTGTAGATAGCAATGTGCACATGCAAAAAGGAAAAATTAATGCATGTGAGCATTTCAATGGAAGTCGGTAGACGATTGAAATAACGAAACTGCCAATAGCTTACTGTAAGTGAGTTCGATCACAAAGTGAGAATCTTCAGGTCCATATCCAAGGAAGGCGTTAGTATATCTTTCATCAGTTACGTCGCGCTTTCTGAGCAGTTTCATGCCTAAACACTCAGTGTAAAACCTGCAGCATCATTTTATTACCCTTAAACAGCCATTCTACAAACAAAAACGCCCAAAAATCAAAAGTCATTTATGGCATAAAAAACATACTTTATTGTCCTGTCTAAGTCCCCAACTCGGTAAACAACATGAAGCATTCTTCTCTTGTCTTTTTTAACCCAACCTAATGTATTTTCTTGTGTTGCAGCAGTACTTGCCTGTGCCGCAGCATTTCCTGCAGCACTAACTGCTGGGATGATGACTGCTCTTTTAAAGAACTTGCAACTTCTAAGTCCAAATGATTGCAACTGAGGCACGGCTGGATAATGTACAGATGATCAAGTAAGTTACCCTTGGAGAAACCGATGATACAAGCTCACAAGTCATATttctttattgtttttttaCTCATAAGCGTCAGTTTAAGAGTCGTTAACTATTTAATATCATTCTAACCTTAAAAAAGGTAACATCAAGTAGCAAAAATTATGTTTACTAAACAGGGTATTGAGCATTTTCAAGATTCGACAATCCTTACAACTCAAATTTTCATCATCTAGCTCAGCTCTACTAGACTATAGAGCATACTCAAGATACTCACCTTCCACTCTAGCCATAAAAGGTTTTATGTAAATCATAATCGCATTACCTCAATTCATGTGTTTAAAGTCTCCTTTTCCATTGAATTTACCATAAATGTTATAAAGAATCCCATCAAATCCCAACAGCAGGCAACATAGTCAACACCTCAAACAAATCCCAACAGCAGGCAACATTAGTCAACACCTCAAACATCTTGATCGAAGCGTATATACTACTTTGTACCAAAAATAAGCAATCGAGGTtcatataaaatcaaaattcataatcaGGTTCTTAAACAGATCATAAAGCACCTAAATTCAAAATATCGCTAACAATTTAGGACTACAATAAAATGCTTTAACAGAACCAGAGCAGTCTTAGTAAAGTTAATGAAATGTGGCTTTTATCGATATATTTtgcaaaaccaaaaaaaaaaaagcaaaaaaaaactaaaagcgTGGATATTTTCATACTGCTGGCCCTTAATTTGTACTGAATTAAAGAGAATCATTCACTACAAAAGTCCAAATCACATTCTTATCTTACACTATAGcaactttttttttattatttacgCAAATATCTCTCGGTTCCAAAACGGTGCTTTACGTAGTATGTTACATTAATTTGATCTCGTTCCCTATAAAGCTATCTATTCATCAGTAGAACTCatatactgattcaaccaaccAATTAAGTAACATAACTGCATTTTTTCAATGCAAGATGCCTAACTAGCACTAACATAGTCCAAACAGtt encodes:
- the LOC142545612 gene encoding putative lactoylglutathione lyase, chloroplastic — protein: MVRIIPVASSIKPSLSSLRFSNVACFSFPNRRLTPVYLGSAVPQLQSFGLRSCKFFKRAVIIPAVSAAGNAAAQASTAATQENTLGWVKKDKRRMLHVVYRVGDLDRTIKFYTECLGMKLLRKRDVTDERYTNAFLGYGPEDSHFVIELTYNYGVDKYDIGTGFGHFGIAVEDVTKTVELIKAKGGKVTREPGPVKGGKTVIAFIEDPDGYKFELLERGPSPEPLCQVMLRVGDLDRSIEFHEKAFGMELLRKRDNPEFKYTIAMMGYGPEDKNAVLELTYNYGVTEYDKGNAYAQIAIGTDDVYKTAEAIELAGGKITREPGPLPGIGTKITACLDPDGWKTVFVDNMDFLKELE